TCTACCGCCAAGTCCGAAACGAACTCGAACCACTCGTGAATCGACTTGTGCTAAAATTGACGAATGACGGGTCAAAGGTGACAAAACCACCGAGACGCCTACCAAAGAAGACGGGGGAATGAACGAATGAAAATCGCAATTGGCGCCGATCATGGCGGATTTAACTTGAAAAAAGACATCATCGGACTATTGGAAGAGCTTGGTCACGAGTATAAGGACTTCGGGACACACTCGGCCGAGTCAATCGATTATCCAGACGTGGCGATTCCGGTCGCTGAAGCCGTCGCGGCTGGTGAGTTCGACCGTGGCATCTTGATTTGCGGGACAGGGATCGGCATCGGGATTGCCGCCAACAAAGTGAAAGGCATCCGGGCGGCACTCGTCCATGACTCGTTCAGCGCGAAAGCGACACGTCAACACAACGACTCGAACATCATGACGATGGGCGAGCGCGTCATCGGACCGGGTCTTGCACTCGATTTAGTGGCGACATGGCTCGATACAGATTTCGAGGGCGGACGCCACTCGAACCGTGTCGATAAGATGAGCGCTTACGAAACGAAGTGACAGCGATGAAGGCGGAACTTTTGAACTTATTGACGGAGTTGCACGAACGGTTTCCGTTAGATGAGGACAAGATTCTCGTCATCGGTTGTTCGACGAGCGAGGTCGTCGGTAAGACGATTGGGAAAGCGGGCTCGATTGATGTGGCGTCGGACTTCATCGAAGCGTTTCTGACGTTTCGCGACAAGACCGGCGTCCATCTCGCCTTTCAAGGCTGTGAACATATTAATCGGGCGCTCACGGTCGAA
This sequence is a window from Exiguobacterium mexicanum. Protein-coding genes within it:
- the rpiB gene encoding ribose 5-phosphate isomerase B, which encodes MKIAIGADHGGFNLKKDIIGLLEELGHEYKDFGTHSAESIDYPDVAIPVAEAVAAGEFDRGILICGTGIGIGIAANKVKGIRAALVHDSFSAKATRQHNDSNIMTMGERVIGPGLALDLVATWLDTDFEGGRHSNRVDKMSAYETK